The following coding sequences lie in one Rothia sp. SD9660Na genomic window:
- a CDS encoding ACP S-malonyltransferase → MIALVCPGQGSQKPGFLSNWLDVDGVRPHLERLSEAVELDLVHYGTEADEETIKDTAIAQPLIVAAGLATGRLAQKILEGQKLVFAGHSVGEITASALAGVLTEEDAMRFIKVRADGMAQAAAATPTGMAAVLGGVEDDVRAAIAESNLTAANSNGGGQIVAAGSLDALAAFAENPPAKTRVIPLKVAGAFHTDYMAAAQGPLADFAAGLSPAEPTAQLLSNFDGQPVASGAAALESLVAQVTRPVRWDLCMATLAEQEVTRLVEVAPAGTLVGLAKRGMRGTPASAINTPDDLAALAQALHA, encoded by the coding sequence GTGATAGCACTGGTGTGCCCCGGCCAGGGGTCGCAGAAGCCCGGGTTCCTCTCAAACTGGCTAGACGTCGACGGGGTACGCCCCCACCTCGAGCGTCTCTCTGAGGCTGTAGAGCTTGACCTGGTTCATTACGGCACTGAGGCCGATGAGGAAACCATCAAAGACACCGCTATTGCCCAGCCCCTGATTGTGGCAGCTGGTCTTGCCACCGGTCGCCTAGCCCAGAAGATCCTAGAGGGCCAGAAGCTTGTTTTTGCTGGTCACTCGGTAGGTGAAATTACCGCTTCAGCCCTAGCCGGAGTGCTCACCGAAGAGGACGCCATGCGTTTTATCAAGGTGCGCGCCGACGGCATGGCTCAGGCAGCTGCCGCTACCCCCACCGGCATGGCCGCCGTACTCGGCGGAGTTGAGGACGACGTCCGCGCCGCTATCGCCGAATCCAACCTCACTGCCGCTAACTCGAACGGCGGCGGGCAGATTGTAGCCGCTGGTTCCCTCGATGCCCTTGCAGCGTTCGCCGAGAACCCGCCCGCCAAGACCCGCGTGATTCCGTTGAAGGTTGCCGGTGCCTTCCATACCGACTACATGGCGGCAGCCCAGGGGCCCCTGGCAGACTTTGCGGCAGGCCTCTCCCCCGCAGAACCGACTGCGCAGCTGCTCTCAAACTTCGATGGCCAGCCCGTTGCCTCGGGGGCAGCGGCCCTTGAATCGCTGGTTGCCCAGGTGACCCGCCCCGTCCGTTGGGATCTGTGCATGGCAACCCTCGCAGAGCAGGAAGTTACCCGCCTGGTTGAGGTTGCTCCCGCCGGTACCCTCGTGGGCCTGGCCAAGCGGGGTATGCGCGGCACACCGGCGTCCGCCATCAACACCCCCGATGACCTTGCAGCCCTAGCCCAGGCTCTCCATGCCTAA
- the aceE gene encoding pyruvate dehydrogenase (acetyl-transferring), homodimeric type, which translates to MGPSETNDHVLSALTNSFTDIDPEETNEWIESFDDLVEAHGTERAQFIVRSLMQRAGQKSITVPMVTTTDYVNTIPVDQEPEYPGDEQIERRYRAMLRWNAAMMVQRAQKATIGVGGHISSYAGVATLYEVGFNHFFRGRNHPGGGDQIFFQGHSSPGNYARAFLEGRITEEQLDGFRQEKTKQGTHLPSYPHPRNLPDFWQFPTVSMGLGPLNAIHQAQFNKYLHNRGIKDTSDQHVWAFLGDGEMDEPESRGALQLAANDKLDNLTFVVNCNLQRLDGPVRGNGKIVQELEAFFRGAGWNVIKVLWGREWDSLLEKDKSGELVRIMNETRDGDYQTYKAESGGFIREHFFGQTPETKELVADMTDDEIWAMKRGAHDYHKVYSAFKAAVEHKGQPTVVLAQSVKGYGLGASFEARNATHQMKKLSMEDLKQFRDHLRIPISDEELEKDLYNPPYYHPGKDSEEYKYLMARREELGGFVPSRKNVQPKITLPSDKAYKGAFKGTGKQMAATTMTFVRLLKDLMREKDFGHRIVPIIPDEARTFGMDSYFPTAKIYNPNGQNYLAVDRELMLAYKESPEGKIIHVGINEAGGTSAFTAVGTSYDTHGEPMIPVYIFYSMFGFQRTGDSFWAAADQLTRGFIMGATAGRTTLTGEGLQHADGHSPILAGTNPAVIHYDPAYGYEIGHIVKRGIEHMYGDKDEDHNVMYYITVYNEPIQHPAEPENLDIDGLLGGIYRLHEAKNDGPRAQLLASGVAVPWAEKAQQILAEDWGVSADVWSVTSWTNLRRDGLATERELLTNPSATPRTPFVAQQLEGATGPIVAVSDYQTDLMDGIRQFVPNEFATLGADGFGFSDTRAGARRFFKIDAESIVVRTLQMLAKRGEVPADAPAKAFEKYDLNNINAGTSGTAGGDA; encoded by the coding sequence ACGACCTGGTAGAAGCCCACGGCACCGAACGTGCACAGTTCATCGTGCGCTCACTTATGCAGCGCGCAGGCCAGAAGTCGATCACCGTACCTATGGTGACCACCACTGACTACGTCAACACCATTCCTGTCGATCAGGAACCCGAATACCCCGGCGACGAGCAGATTGAACGCCGCTACCGTGCTATGCTCCGCTGGAACGCTGCCATGATGGTACAGCGTGCCCAGAAGGCCACTATCGGCGTAGGCGGCCACATCTCTTCCTACGCGGGTGTAGCTACCCTCTACGAAGTAGGTTTCAACCACTTCTTCCGCGGCCGCAACCACCCCGGTGGCGGCGACCAGATTTTCTTCCAGGGCCACTCCTCCCCCGGTAACTACGCCCGTGCCTTCCTCGAAGGCCGCATTACCGAAGAGCAGCTCGACGGCTTCCGTCAGGAAAAGACCAAGCAGGGCACCCACCTGCCCTCCTACCCCCACCCCCGTAACCTGCCTGACTTCTGGCAGTTCCCCACGGTTTCAATGGGCCTTGGCCCCCTGAACGCCATCCACCAGGCACAGTTCAACAAGTACCTGCACAACCGCGGCATCAAGGACACCTCAGACCAACATGTCTGGGCCTTCCTGGGCGATGGCGAAATGGACGAGCCCGAGTCACGCGGTGCCCTGCAGCTAGCTGCCAACGACAAGCTCGACAACCTCACCTTTGTCGTTAACTGCAACCTGCAGCGTCTGGACGGCCCCGTCCGCGGTAACGGCAAGATTGTTCAGGAGCTTGAAGCCTTCTTCCGCGGCGCAGGCTGGAACGTCATCAAGGTCCTCTGGGGCCGCGAATGGGATTCCCTGCTCGAAAAGGATAAGTCCGGCGAGCTCGTCCGCATCATGAACGAAACCCGCGACGGTGACTACCAGACCTACAAGGCTGAATCCGGCGGCTTCATCCGCGAACACTTCTTCGGTCAGACTCCTGAAACCAAGGAACTCGTTGCAGATATGACCGACGACGAAATCTGGGCTATGAAGCGCGGTGCTCACGACTACCACAAGGTTTACTCAGCCTTCAAGGCAGCTGTTGAGCACAAGGGTCAGCCCACCGTCGTCCTTGCTCAGTCTGTTAAGGGTTACGGCCTGGGTGCCTCCTTCGAGGCTCGCAACGCCACCCACCAGATGAAGAAACTGTCGATGGAAGACCTGAAGCAGTTCCGCGACCACCTGCGCATCCCCATCTCCGATGAGGAGCTGGAGAAGGACCTCTACAACCCGCCCTACTACCACCCCGGTAAGGACTCCGAAGAGTACAAGTACCTCATGGCCCGCCGTGAGGAACTGGGCGGCTTCGTCCCCTCCCGCAAGAACGTCCAGCCCAAGATTACCCTGCCGTCAGACAAGGCCTACAAGGGTGCATTCAAGGGCACCGGTAAGCAGATGGCTGCAACCACCATGACCTTCGTGCGCCTGCTCAAGGACCTCATGCGTGAGAAGGACTTCGGCCACCGTATCGTACCCATCATCCCCGATGAGGCTCGTACTTTCGGTATGGACTCCTACTTCCCCACCGCCAAGATTTACAACCCCAACGGCCAGAACTACCTGGCTGTTGACCGTGAACTCATGCTGGCCTACAAGGAATCACCCGAGGGCAAGATTATTCACGTAGGTATCAACGAGGCAGGTGGCACCTCAGCCTTCACCGCCGTAGGTACTTCCTACGACACCCACGGCGAGCCCATGATCCCCGTCTACATCTTCTACTCGATGTTCGGCTTCCAGCGCACCGGCGACTCCTTCTGGGCTGCCGCTGACCAGCTGACCCGAGGCTTCATCATGGGCGCAACCGCAGGCCGTACCACCCTGACCGGTGAAGGCCTACAGCACGCAGACGGCCACTCACCGATTCTGGCCGGCACCAACCCCGCAGTGATCCACTACGACCCTGCCTACGGTTACGAAATCGGCCACATCGTCAAGCGTGGTATCGAGCACATGTACGGTGACAAGGACGAAGACCACAACGTCATGTACTACATCACCGTCTACAATGAGCCCATTCAGCACCCCGCTGAACCCGAAAACCTCGATATTGACGGCCTGCTCGGCGGTATCTACCGCCTGCACGAGGCAAAGAACGACGGCCCCCGCGCCCAGCTTCTGGCCTCAGGTGTTGCAGTTCCCTGGGCTGAAAAGGCACAGCAGATTCTGGCCGAAGACTGGGGCGTCTCAGCAGACGTCTGGTCAGTTACTTCATGGACCAACCTGCGCCGCGACGGCCTTGCCACCGAGCGCGAGCTACTGACCAACCCGTCCGCTACCCCCCGCACCCCCTTCGTTGCCCAGCAGCTTGAGGGTGCAACCGGCCCCATCGTCGCCGTGTCTGACTACCAGACCGACCTGATGGACGGCATCCGCCAGTTCGTTCCCAACGAATTCGCAACCCTGGGCGCAGACGGCTTCGGCTTCTCAGACACCCGCGCCGGTGCCCGCCGCTTCTTCAAGATCGACGCCGAGTCCATCGTCGTCCGTACCCTGCAGATGCTAGCTAAGCGAGGCGAGGTCCCCGCTGATGCACCTGCTAAGGCCTTCGAGAAGTACGACCTGAACAACATCAATGCAGGCACCTCAGGTACCGCCGGTGGCGACGCCTAA